The proteins below come from a single Chryseobacterium capnotolerans genomic window:
- a CDS encoding malate dehydrogenase encodes MKVTVVGAGAVGASCAEYIAMKNFCSEVVLVDIKEGFAEGKAMDLMQTASLNGFDTKITGTTGDYSKTAGSHVAVITSGIPRKPGMTREELIGINAGIVKEVTENLVKHSPEVIIIVVSNPMDTMAYLVHKTSGLPKHKIIGMGGALDSARFKYRLAEALEAPISDVDGMVIAAHSDTGMLPLLSKATRNGVPVTEFLNDDQQKYVIEETKVGGATLTKLLGTSAWYAPGAAVSVMVQAIACDQKKMIPCSLMLEGEYGQNDICLGVPAIIGANGVESIVNVTLTAEEQLKFAEAANAVREVNGDLKF; translated from the coding sequence ATGAAAGTAACTGTAGTAGGTGCAGGCGCTGTAGGAGCAAGCTGTGCAGAATACATCGCAATGAAGAACTTCTGTTCAGAAGTAGTTTTGGTAGATATTAAAGAAGGGTTTGCTGAAGGTAAGGCAATGGATTTGATGCAGACAGCGTCGCTTAACGGATTCGATACAAAAATTACCGGAACAACAGGAGATTACAGCAAAACTGCAGGTTCTCATGTAGCCGTAATCACTTCAGGGATTCCAAGAAAACCTGGAATGACAAGAGAAGAGTTGATCGGTATCAATGCGGGTATCGTGAAAGAAGTTACTGAAAACTTAGTAAAACATTCTCCGGAAGTAATCATCATCGTAGTTTCTAACCCAATGGATACGATGGCTTATTTGGTACACAAAACTTCAGGTCTTCCTAAGCACAAAATCATTGGAATGGGTGGTGCATTAGACTCTGCAAGATTCAAATACAGATTGGCTGAAGCATTAGAAGCTCCAATTTCTGATGTTGATGGTATGGTAATCGCTGCTCACAGTGATACTGGTATGCTTCCATTATTGAGCAAAGCGACAAGAAATGGAGTTCCTGTAACTGAATTCTTGAACGATGACCAACAAAAATATGTTATCGAAGAAACTAAAGTAGGAGGGGCTACGCTTACTAAACTATTAGGAACTTCTGCTTGGTATGCACCAGGTGCAGCTGTTTCTGTAATGGTTCAGGCTATTGCTTGTGATCAAAAGAAAATGATCCCTTGTTCTTTAATGCTTGAAGGGGAATACGGTCAAAACGATATCTGTTTAGGAGTTCCGGCTATCATCGGAGCAAACGGAGTAGAATCAATCGTAAATGTAACATTAACTGCTGAGGAGCAATTGAAATTCGCTGAAGCTGCTAATGCAGTAAGAGAAGTGAATGGAGATCTTAAATTCTAA
- a CDS encoding Crp/Fnr family transcriptional regulator, which produces MKNLLTYIRSLTPFSDESWTLLQPALSEKRYKKNEVMLREGEICKSLFYIDKGYCKSYYEIDGITKNTDFFFENEIATNISSFGSGKPSEFNMMACEELHVVVFNKEILFTIAQQYIEIESLGRHCIRQFATKQEEFANLFKLYSAQERLEYLEKKYPEMVQRVPLIQLASLLGVARETLSRIRKRRISQ; this is translated from the coding sequence ATGAAAAATCTCCTTACCTACATCCGTTCTCTTACCCCATTTTCTGATGAAAGCTGGACATTACTTCAGCCAGCTCTTTCTGAAAAACGATACAAGAAGAATGAAGTGATGCTGAGAGAAGGTGAAATATGTAAATCTTTATTCTACATTGATAAAGGATACTGTAAATCTTATTATGAAATAGATGGCATTACAAAAAATACTGATTTCTTTTTTGAAAATGAAATTGCTACCAATATAAGTAGTTTTGGCAGTGGAAAACCTTCGGAATTCAATATGATGGCTTGTGAAGAATTACATGTTGTTGTCTTTAATAAAGAAATACTCTTTACAATTGCACAACAATATATTGAAATAGAATCTCTGGGGCGTCACTGCATCCGTCAATTTGCAACTAAACAGGAGGAATTCGCCAACCTGTTCAAACTGTATTCGGCTCAGGAGAGATTGGAATATCTTGAAAAAAAATATCCTGAAATGGTACAACGGGTTCCTCTTATCCAACTGGCATCACTCCTTGGTGTCGCAAGAGAAACTTTAAGCAGAATCAGGAAACGGCGAATTTCACAGTAA
- a CDS encoding VOC family protein: MIKFKYVILYVENVESAMNFYKNTFNAEIKFITPEKDYGELITGETTLSFASVELASSNIKKGFLLSQAEEKPFGIELGFVTDDVENLVEKAVKNGAILYEKITVKPWGQKTAYIKDPNNYLVEICTEIQ, translated from the coding sequence ATGATTAAGTTTAAATATGTCATTCTATATGTAGAAAATGTGGAATCAGCGATGAATTTCTACAAAAATACGTTTAATGCTGAGATCAAATTCATCACTCCGGAAAAAGATTATGGTGAATTGATTACAGGAGAAACCACCCTATCTTTCGCCTCTGTTGAATTGGCCAGCTCTAATATTAAAAAAGGATTCCTCCTTTCACAAGCTGAAGAAAAACCTTTCGGAATTGAACTTGGATTTGTGACAGACGATGTAGAGAATTTGGTAGAAAAAGCAGTTAAAAATGGAGCAATTCTGTATGAGAAGATTACCGTAAAACCTTGGGGACAAAAGACGGCTTACATTAAAGATCCCAATAATTATCTTGTAGAGATCTGTACTGAAATTCAATAA
- the pafA gene encoding alkaline phosphatase PafA yields the protein MLRNISIAAATFLSVVTINAQKNRNSQLERPKLVVGLVVDQMRWDYLYRFYNKYGNDGFKRLLNTGYSLNNVHIPYVPTITALGHTCIYTGSVPAIHGIAGNDWTDKETGKGVYCTADDSVQPVGTTNTKTGSHSPKNLWSTTVTDELRLATNFQGKVIGVSLKDRASILPAGHTPNGAFWFDDSTGNFITSTWYMNDLPQWVKSFNSQNLPEKLVANGWNTLLPINQYTESAPDNSPWEGLLGSAKTPTFPYNDLAKDYQTKKDNIRYTPFGNTLTLKLAEASVEGEKLGGDAITDFLAINLASTDYAGHKFGPNSIEVEDVYIRLDQDLAQFFNYLDSKVGKGEYTVFLSADHGGAHSVGFLKEHKIPTGFFGEGAEKNLNQKLKDKFGADKLINAIDNYQIYFDRKVLADSKLELDDVRNFAVKELEKDPTVLYAVSVDRVAESSIPEPIKQRIINGINRQRSGDIQLISHDSMLPPYSKTGTTHSVWNSYDSHIPLIFMGWGVKQGESNKAYHMTDIAPTVSSLLKIQFPSGSVGNPITEVMGK from the coding sequence ATGCTTAGGAACATTTCAATTGCGGCAGCTACTTTCTTGTCCGTAGTTACAATTAATGCGCAGAAGAACAGAAATTCTCAACTTGAAAGACCTAAATTGGTCGTAGGGCTGGTAGTAGACCAGATGCGTTGGGACTATTTATACCGTTTTTATAATAAATATGGCAATGACGGTTTCAAAAGACTTTTGAATACAGGATATTCTTTAAATAACGTACATATTCCTTATGTTCCTACCATTACAGCTCTAGGACATACTTGTATCTACACCGGATCTGTACCTGCAATTCACGGAATTGCCGGAAACGACTGGACAGATAAAGAAACAGGGAAAGGAGTATATTGTACTGCCGATGATAGTGTTCAGCCGGTAGGTACAACCAATACAAAGACAGGAAGCCATTCTCCTAAAAACCTGTGGTCTACGACAGTAACTGATGAGTTGAGACTGGCAACGAACTTTCAGGGAAAAGTAATCGGAGTTTCTTTAAAAGACAGAGCTTCTATTCTTCCTGCAGGTCACACACCAAACGGAGCTTTTTGGTTTGACGACAGCACCGGGAATTTCATCACTAGCACATGGTATATGAATGATCTTCCTCAGTGGGTGAAATCATTTAACTCACAGAATTTACCAGAAAAATTGGTAGCTAACGGTTGGAATACTTTACTTCCGATTAATCAATATACGGAAAGCGCACCAGACAATTCTCCTTGGGAAGGACTATTAGGAAGCGCAAAAACACCTACATTCCCTTACAATGATCTTGCAAAAGATTATCAGACCAAAAAAGACAACATCCGTTATACACCTTTCGGAAATACGTTGACCTTGAAATTGGCTGAAGCTTCTGTAGAAGGTGAAAAATTGGGTGGTGATGCCATTACAGACTTTTTAGCGATCAACCTGGCTTCTACAGATTATGCCGGACATAAATTCGGTCCAAACTCTATTGAAGTGGAAGATGTTTATATCAGATTAGATCAGGATTTAGCACAATTCTTCAACTACCTGGATTCTAAAGTAGGAAAAGGAGAGTATACTGTTTTCCTTTCTGCTGATCACGGTGGAGCACATTCTGTAGGATTCTTAAAAGAGCATAAAATCCCAACTGGTTTCTTTGGAGAAGGCGCTGAAAAGAATCTTAACCAAAAGTTGAAAGATAAATTCGGAGCGGATAAATTAATCAACGCCATAGATAACTATCAGATTTATTTTGACAGAAAAGTATTGGCAGACAGCAAACTTGAATTGGATGATGTAAGAAACTTCGCAGTTAAAGAGTTAGAAAAAGATCCTACTGTATTATATGCAGTTTCTGTAGATAGAGTGGCTGAATCAAGCATTCCGGAACCTATTAAACAAAGAATTATCAACGGAATTAACAGGCAGAGAAGTGGTGATATCCAATTAATCTCTCACGATTCTATGCTTCCTCCATATTCTAAAACAGGAACTACCCACAGTGTATGGAATTCTTATGATTCACATATTCCATTGATTTTTATGGGCTGGGGAGTGAAGCAGGGAGAAAGCAATAAAGCTTATCATATGACAGATATTGCTCCTACTGTTTCTTCATTACTGAAAATTCAGTTCCCAAGTGGAAGTGTTGGAAATCCAATTACTGAAGTTATGGGTAAATAA
- a CDS encoding GNAT family N-acetyltransferase, with product MEIKKLQKLTSNPSIKWGQNGYSTDIIYSVSSIELSSNFEFTLREKKLSYTKIWETGSDDIDELNMIIEKDSSFGVFAENELQGWIICEHRTWNNSFYIENILVNEKYRRQGLGIMLIKNAIKEARKLNCRVIELETQNTNYPAIQFYRRMGFNITGLNTRLYDQSDEIALFMTLDVE from the coding sequence GTGGAAATAAAAAAATTACAAAAACTAACTTCCAATCCTAGCATAAAATGGGGTCAAAATGGATATTCTACTGATATTATTTACTCTGTTTCTTCAATAGAGCTTAGCAGTAACTTTGAGTTTACTCTGAGAGAGAAAAAATTATCTTACACTAAAATCTGGGAAACCGGTTCCGATGATATTGATGAACTTAATATGATTATTGAAAAAGATTCCTCTTTCGGAGTATTTGCAGAGAATGAACTTCAAGGCTGGATCATTTGTGAACACAGAACCTGGAACAATAGTTTTTACATTGAAAACATTCTGGTTAATGAAAAGTACAGAAGACAAGGGCTGGGAATCATGCTGATTAAAAATGCCATCAAAGAAGCAAGAAAACTAAACTGCCGGGTGATTGAACTGGAGACCCAGAACACAAATTATCCTGCCATACAGTTTTACAGAAGAATGGGATTCAATATTACCGGATTGAATACGAGATTATATGACCAATCTGATGAAATTGCTCTTTTTATGACATTGGATGTAGAATAA
- a CDS encoding M28 family metallopeptidase, whose protein sequence is MKKLIFTLFFIPVVSHAQQTVQQDPEIINYVSQVSTDSLKSHINSLVSFGTRHTMSSTTDPKRGIGAARKWVLKKFSDYSKNAGDRMEVFLQSQTIQPDGKRIDRPTDLGNAIAIIHGTNPNDKRVFMMSGHLDSRVSDVMNFKDNAPGANDDGSGVAALIESARILSKSKFSASIVLVAFSGEEQGLLGSKMLAEKVANEAWQLEALLNNDMISNNLSSDTNLINTHQLRVFSEGLPQYELDKKAQDIRKFGLENDGEPRQLARYIKEIGERYVDNLQVKLIYRNDRFLRGGDHTPFVEKGFSAVRLTEFNENFDHQHQDIRKENGVQYGDLPEFMDFDYFKKNVGVNIAVLANLAKSPSKPENVKIEVTKLTNFTDLSWEKPKSGDITGYYVLMRETDASTWQKKLFTKETLMKLPYSKDNYFFAVQAVNASGNESLIVLPKVK, encoded by the coding sequence ATGAAAAAACTGATATTCACTTTGTTCTTTATCCCCGTTGTATCTCACGCCCAGCAAACGGTTCAACAGGATCCTGAAATCATCAATTATGTTTCACAGGTAAGTACAGACTCTCTGAAAAGCCATATCAATTCCTTGGTGAGTTTTGGTACGAGGCATACCATGAGTTCCACTACAGACCCTAAAAGAGGAATAGGTGCCGCGAGAAAATGGGTCCTTAAAAAGTTCAGTGACTATTCAAAAAATGCTGGCGATAGAATGGAAGTTTTTCTTCAGAGTCAAACCATTCAGCCGGATGGTAAAAGAATTGACCGTCCTACCGATTTAGGAAATGCTATTGCTATTATCCATGGCACAAATCCTAATGATAAAAGAGTATTTATGATGAGTGGGCATCTGGATTCAAGGGTAAGTGATGTGATGAACTTCAAAGACAATGCTCCGGGGGCTAATGATGATGGAAGCGGGGTAGCAGCATTGATTGAAAGTGCAAGAATATTAAGTAAATCTAAATTTTCTGCCAGTATTGTATTGGTTGCTTTTTCCGGAGAAGAACAGGGTTTGTTGGGATCAAAGATGCTGGCTGAGAAAGTAGCTAATGAAGCTTGGCAACTTGAAGCCTTGCTAAATAATGATATGATTTCCAATAATCTCAGCAGTGATACAAATTTGATTAATACCCATCAGTTGAGAGTTTTCTCCGAAGGACTGCCTCAATATGAACTGGATAAAAAAGCACAGGATATCAGGAAATTCGGATTAGAAAATGATGGAGAACCAAGACAGCTGGCAAGATATATTAAAGAAATAGGGGAGCGGTATGTGGATAATCTTCAGGTCAAATTAATTTACAGAAACGACCGTTTTTTGAGAGGCGGAGACCATACACCATTCGTTGAAAAAGGATTTTCTGCTGTACGGCTGACGGAATTTAACGAGAACTTCGATCATCAGCACCAAGATATCAGAAAAGAAAATGGAGTGCAGTATGGAGACTTACCGGAATTTATGGATTTTGACTATTTTAAAAAGAATGTAGGCGTGAATATTGCGGTTCTGGCCAACCTGGCAAAGTCACCTTCAAAACCTGAAAATGTGAAAATAGAAGTCACCAAACTTACCAACTTTACAGATCTTTCCTGGGAAAAACCCAAATCGGGAGATATAACGGGATATTATGTTTTGATGCGTGAAACAGATGCTTCTACATGGCAGAAAAAACTCTTTACCAAAGAAACTTTGATGAAGCTGCCTTATTCTAAAGACAATTATTTTTTTGCTGTACAAGCTGTAAATGCTTCAGGAAACGAAAGCCTGATCGTTTTACCAAAAGTTAAATAA
- a CDS encoding putative glycolipid-binding domain-containing protein — protein MKTLIWKGIAFQSLEYFNLTENDKNLIVESKIIGFYEDKMYTVDYQLIIDLNWNIFEFIIESEVNTIKNKLTGRKLQNEWEINNVINPDFNGFPFIDISLTPFTNTLPINNLKLAENDTQQIKVIYIDVLNNLIKPVTQQYTRIATYTYHYNNLQTDFKSDILVDENGLVVNYPGLFDKIAEI, from the coding sequence ATGAAAACATTAATCTGGAAAGGAATTGCTTTTCAATCCCTGGAATATTTCAACCTTACAGAAAATGACAAGAACCTGATCGTAGAATCAAAAATAATTGGTTTCTATGAAGACAAAATGTATACTGTAGATTATCAGCTAATCATCGATCTTAACTGGAATATCTTTGAGTTTATCATTGAATCTGAGGTTAACACAATCAAAAATAAATTAACCGGTAGAAAGCTGCAGAATGAATGGGAAATAAACAATGTAATCAATCCTGATTTTAATGGTTTTCCCTTCATTGATATTTCTTTAACTCCTTTTACCAATACTTTACCCATCAACAATCTAAAGTTGGCTGAAAATGATACTCAGCAAATCAAAGTCATTTATATTGATGTTCTGAATAACCTCATCAAACCTGTTACCCAGCAATATACCAGAATTGCTACTTATACCTATCATTATAACAATCTTCAGACTGACTTTAAATCTGATATTTTAGTTGATGAGAATGGTTTGGTGGTTAATTATCCCGGGTTATTTGATAAAATTGCTGAAATTTAA
- a CDS encoding DUF1963 domain-containing protein, which yields MDNRIQEIKDKIEKPATEFFTGGFRPLNILEESWIGRVFAYAEDEEIPLDKNGDPMMPLIQFYLPNQPFVPEQIKDKKLITVFISQDFPETFEKMGENWLIREYDSLENIIIKDLQSPVSYLKPFPLRSELYPKDAPLWDGGGIEDIDYKLISEIVKLEREGHFNSYYNIIKHCYSTKLGGYPSFCQPGIGFKDGFGEGFEFVFQVSSDNKAQLNVIDSGSFMFAKNKETGEWSLYYDFY from the coding sequence ATGGATAACAGAATTCAAGAAATTAAAGATAAAATAGAGAAGCCTGCCACAGAATTTTTTACTGGCGGCTTCAGACCTCTTAATATTTTGGAAGAATCATGGATCGGACGGGTATTTGCCTATGCTGAAGATGAAGAAATTCCTTTGGATAAAAATGGTGACCCAATGATGCCGCTTATCCAGTTCTATCTTCCCAACCAACCTTTTGTACCTGAACAGATCAAGGATAAAAAATTAATTACAGTCTTTATCTCTCAAGACTTTCCAGAAACTTTTGAGAAGATGGGGGAAAACTGGTTAATCAGAGAATATGATAGTCTGGAGAATATTATCATCAAAGATTTACAAAGTCCGGTTTCTTACTTAAAACCATTTCCACTGCGCTCCGAATTATATCCTAAAGACGCTCCTTTATGGGATGGTGGCGGAATTGAGGATATAGATTACAAATTAATCTCTGAAATTGTTAAGCTTGAAAGAGAAGGACATTTCAACAGTTATTATAATATCATTAAGCACTGCTACAGTACTAAATTGGGTGGTTATCCATCATTCTGCCAGCCGGGCATTGGCTTCAAAGATGGTTTTGGAGAAGGTTTTGAGTTTGTTTTCCAAGTTTCTTCAGATAACAAGGCTCAACTGAATGTGATTGACAGTGGAAGTTTTATGTTTGCCAAGAATAAAGAAACTGGTGAATGGAGTTTGTACTACGATTTTTATTAA